One Aquarana catesbeiana isolate 2022-GZ unplaced genomic scaffold, ASM4218655v1 unanchor229, whole genome shotgun sequence DNA segment encodes these proteins:
- the LOC141121754 gene encoding uncharacterized protein gives MTAPARMEEDRSHMTEKILNLTLEIIYLLTGERFPLVKSGDYMTITAPPCDSLKPERHNMQKILEVTKKMMELLTGEVPIRCQDVTVYFSMEEWEYLEGHKDLYKDIMMKNQPPLTSPDGSSNGNPPERCPRPLYSWDSTQEDYTVPHCYKGEDLIDIKVEIKAEEEETYVRDDQQSMEEDGITRTSVEEETPTEISTVDGREMRKTSEDCLTLPPDCKVEDEDITQYSPGENPTTSNVHPAPHSVDGPSYSSYPEEPQTVRDGAVLPTDRRFPCTECGKCFRSKFHLNRHKKSHTGEKPYSCPECGKCFSLKSDLYRHQRSHTGEKPYSCPECGKCFSQKSNLYNHQRSHSGEKSLSCSECGKCFSLKSNLNRHERLHTGDKPYFCIECGKCFIRNSVLVEHQRTHTGEKPYFCPECGKCFSQKSHLYRHQKLHTREKPLSFSECGKCFAQKSDLVTHQRCHMGKKPHSCPECGKSFSQKSHLYRHQKLHTGEKPLSCSECGKCFAQKSDLVTHQRCHTGERPYSCPECGKCFSRKSNLQRHERLHTGAKPYFCIECGKCFIRKSVLVEHQRSHTGEKPNSCPECGKCFSQKSHLYRHQRSHTGKKTLSLS, from the exons atgacggcaccagcgaggatggaggaggaccggagtcacatgactgagaagatactaaacctcaccctggagatcatctacctgctgaccggagag agatttcctcttgtgaagtcaggtgattatATGACCATCACAgcgcctccatgtgactccctaaaacctgagaggcacaacatgcagaagattctagaagtcaccaagaagatgatggagctgctgacaggagag gttcctataaggtgtcaggatgtcactgtctatttctccatggaggagtgggagtatttagaaggacacaaggatctctataaGGACATCATGATgaagaatcagccgcccctcacatcaccgg atggatccagtaatgggaacccaccagagagatgtccccgtcctctgtattcctgggattccacacaggaagattacaccgtccctcactgttacaag ggtgaagatctgatagatataaaagttgagattaaagcagaagaagaagagacgtatgtgagggatgatcagcagtctatggaggaggatggaataacgaggACATCTGTAGAGGAGGaaactcctacagagatcagcacag tagatggacgggagatgaggaaaacctcagaggattgtctcactttgcctccagactgtaaagtagaagatgaggacatcacacagtatagtccaggagaaaacccgactacctcaaatgtccatccggcaccacacagtgtagatggaccatcgtattcctcttatcctgaggaacctcagactgtgagggatggtgccgtccttccaacagataggaggtttccctgtactgagtgcgggaagtgtttccgttctAAATTCCATCTTAATAGGCATAAAAAATCTCATACAGGCGAGAAGCCATAttcatgtcctgagtgcgggaaatgtttttcattgaagtcagatctttacagacatcagagatctcacacgggggaaaagccgtattcctgtcctgaatgcggaaaatgtttttcacagaagtccaatctttacaaccATCAGAGATCTCACTCGGGGGAGAAGTccctttcctgttctgagtgcgggaaatgtttttcactgaagtctaATCTTAATAGACAtgagagattgcacacaggtgacaaGCCATATTTCTGTattgagtgcgggaagtgttttataCGAAATTCAGTACTTGTtgaacatcagagaactcacacgggggaaaagccgtatttctgtcctgagtgcgggaaatgtttttcacagaagtcccatctctacaggcatcagaaattgcacacaaGGGAGAAGCCGCTTTCCttttctgagtgcgggaaatgttttgcacaaaaatcagatcttgttacacatcagagatgtcacatggggaaaaagccgcattcctgtcctgagtgcgggaaaagtttttcacagaagtcccatctttacaggcatcagaaattgcacacgggggagaagccactttcctgttctgagtgtgggaaatgttttgcacaaaaatcagatcttgttacacatcagagatgtcacacaggggagaggccatattcctgtcctgagtgcgggaaatgtttttcacggaagtccaatCTTCAAAGACACGAGAGATTGCACACTGGTGCTAAGCCATATTTCTGtattgagtgtgggaaatgttttatacGAAAATCAGTACTCGTtgaacatcagaggtctcacacgggggaaaagccaaattcctgtcctgagtgcgggaaatgtttttcacagaagtcccatctttacagacatcagagatctcacacagggaaaaagacactttccttgtcctga